Proteins encoded together in one Camelina sativa cultivar DH55 chromosome 9, Cs, whole genome shotgun sequence window:
- the LOC104714912 gene encoding uncharacterized protein LOC104714912, whose product MCKGFGSSLTGAALQWFINLPNGSINLFASLTDVFVEQFASSRNLEKTADDLYEVRQKRDESLRAYVGRFNKEKVSIPSCNMSTAISAFKRGLLPDGDLYKELTKYQCRTMEDVLSRAWAQIKWEEDSAYHQRRSPRSDRLVRNERSSRDDKPYQRPKDENTKSERRNTHRPLSGADDLKPRSSTWPDISNLSISHAHLVGVLKEMGENMRWPPKMKAPDNKRNASKWCEFHNDHGHRT is encoded by the coding sequence ATGTGCAAGGGTTTTGGCTCAAGTCTCACGGGGGCTGCGCTTCAGTGGTTTATCAACTTGCCAAACGGCTCAATAAATTTGTTTGCATCATTGACAGACGTTTTTGTTGAACAATTCGCAAGCAGCAGAAACCTCGAAAAAACAGCAGATGATCTGTATGAGGTGCGACAGAAGAGAGATGAGTCATTACGTGCCTATGTGGGACGATTCAACAAGGAGAAGGTGTCAATACCAAGTTGCAACATGTCTACTGCCATATCGGCCTTCAAAAGAGGTTTACTCCCAGATGGCGACTTATACAAAGAGCTAACCAAATACCAATGTAGAACGATGGAGGATGTACTCTCACGTGCATGGGCTCAGATCAAATGGGAAGAAGACTCGGCTTATCACCAACGACGTTCGCCACGGTCTGACCGCCTTGTGAGAAACGAAAGGTCGAGTAGGGATGACAAACCTTACCAAAGACCTAAGGACGAGAACACTAAGAGTGAAAGAAGGAACACGCATCGACCATTGAGCGGAGCAGACGACTTGAAACCCAGATCATCAACATGGCCAGATATCAGTAACCTTTCAATCTCGCATGCACACTTAGTCGGTGTACTGAAGGAGATGGGTGAAAACATGAGATGGCCTCCAAAGATGAAGGCACCTGACAACAAGCGGAACGCCTCAAAGTGGTGTGAATTCCACAATGATCACGGCCATAGAACATAA
- the LOC104714911 gene encoding uncharacterized protein LOC104714911, with protein MEVNELLKKGYLREYLSDKTRNRLDGESNKQIAITDAPLLPPKHDRVINVISGGSEISRITHSAAKRNTKAFKNPQSKGNATQSDMPACTITFITNDNSVSTPHHDALVIQLTVANCLMKRILIDNGSSTNILYMQAYKELGLDKEGLTRKSIPLVGFSGKVKQSIGEVTLPVYAEGVNKHTKFLVVDCASAYNAIMGRPWVHDMGAIPSTLHQIIKFPTPWGVKEIAGEQESSRSCYQTTLKGKGQQL; from the coding sequence ATGGAAGTGAATGAGCTGTTGAAAAAAGGATACTTGAGAGAATACTTGTCTGATAAAACCCGAAATCGATTGGATGGCGAAAGCAATAAGCAAATCGCGATCACAGACGCTCCGCTTTTACCTCCAAAACATGATCGAGTTATCAATGTTATCTCTGGAGGATCAGAAATAAGCCGTATCACTCATTCAGCTGCAAAGAGAAACACTAAAGCTTTCAAGAACCCTCAAAGCAAAGGGAATGCTACACAAAGCGACATGCCAGCATGCACAATAACATTTATAACCAATGACAACAGCGTATCAACCCCGCATCACGATGCATTAGTCATACAATTGACAGTGGCGAATTGCCTGATGAAGAGGATATTAATCGACAATGGAAGCTCAACCAACATCCTTTACATGCAAGCATACAAAGAGTTGGGTCTCGACAAAGAAGGACTGACACGAAAATCTATCCCATTAGTGGGATTCAGCGGTAAGGTCAAGCAGAGTATTGGTGAAGTGACACTTCCAGTATATGCTGAGGGGGTTAACAAACACACAAAGTTTTTGGTAGTGGACTGTGCTTCAGCTTACAATGCTATTATGGGGCGCCCTTGGGTTCACGACATGGGAGCCATCCCATCGACTCTACACCAAATTATCAAATTTCCCACCCCATGGGGAGTGAAAGAGATTGCAGGGGAACAAGAGAGTTCACGCTCATGTTATCAGACTACCTTAAAGGGTAAAGGTCAACAATTATAG